The genomic region tattattgttaagtaaaataaataaaaaatgtgaggaaaaatcacaaataaacaaacaaagatgGTAAACTAAAATACTAATTTGTTATTAAGATTGTTGCTAATATCAATTATTTATGCCTGGTAATACTCTCACCTTGTTACAAGCATAAAACTCACTACAACAAGATTAGTTATCTGCATAATTGTTGCATAAATGGAAAGTTGGCCTTCAGTAGATCGACTAGTAGCACtggaaactaaaattttatttaattcaatgTATAGCTGTCAGTTAGTGATGGGCTCTACTCTAATTGGTGGAATTTCATTGGTTTCTATTTGAATTTTGCACTCTTTCTTGTGTTTAAGGCACTGTTCCTCTTGTATATAAACAAACAAGAACTGTATCTTTTTGGATTAACAAGAAATcattctctctcaatctctaATCCTTTCACTAAATTTAATACACCCCTCTTTCTATCAGCTTAGATACTCTCTCTTCGACTTAAACAGGATTCGGGTTTCTGATGAAGCCTAGATAACATAAAGAGGTTATAAACCTCATTAGACTCATTGCACGGGCTTTGAGCGTGGAATaaggctttttattttattttattttatttttaacaaaaagctCATACTAAAAATCCCAGAATATTTACTTGTCAATTAAACCTCTGTCACTCACTGAAAATAAATGCATGGTTATGAGAGTGTAATATTTAGAAGCAGGTACCTGACAACAATCCCTATATTCCTCTGGAAGCTCCTCGGCAGCCAACAATGCGTCAAGCATGCCAAAGTAAACCTGAGTTGGCATTTTGGTTATaagaaacttaaaaagaaaaagaaaaaaaagaaaagcactTATAGAAAAGACAACGAAGTAAGCTGCTTCTGAAAATCTTTTGCAGGTACATGAAAACGCACCTTTGagaatcttttttttcccacacaAAACACTATGCCTATGCAGAGTCACTCAAACAATATCAGATTAACAAAGGGGTGAAAGTGAAAAAGGGAATTAATTATATAGTTCTGAAGCAAAATCGTAACATACAATGGATTATCTGATAttacattaaattaaatgaagtACAGAAATTTGGCACATAATGATTTATGAGCCCTATTTATTGACACTGATGAAATATAAACTCTGTAAGGTAAAAAACAGACACTGACTTGCTTATTTATGCATTACATCCTTAAATGCAAATGATGCCAtgaatgatgaaaatattatataaatatataaaaataaaattataggtCTGTCAAAAGCATTCAATTGATTAATGTTAAACCAAAAATCGATCAAAATAGCTCAACATTACAAAACATTAAAAAGGAATCAAATACATACCTTAATAGAAATTAAGACCGGGCTTGTAGTCGACGATCTCTGTCTCTTTCACTAAGCTCTTTGTCAACAACAAACACCTTTCAATACATGCCTCAATAAAAATTCACTTCTCCAAGGAAATTAGATATAATGCAcctttaaatattaaaaatcagTGGATTTCAAAGGTTGCTGCGTTTGATTCTGTCATGAAACTGGTGGGCTTGTTAGATAAGAATGAATCTGTGAAGTAGGAAGGTGGGAGACGTGATATGCTTGATAGTGGCTAAAGGGAGTTGAGATAGTAGTGGGTAGTAGTAAGTTTGATGCAAGTTTGATCTGTAATTGGAAGCAAGTTTGATGCAATCCTACACAAATTTATTGTCATGGGACGTGGATTAACAAGTTTAGGTGCTTAAATAATCTGTTTCTGTTTGTGCTGTTGTGTTCTTTCTCCTAAACAAACATGCTATGATTTATACTaaggaattttaaacaaataCGTGTTGAAAAGACTATCAATCTGTTTTTCGTTCTTGTTCTATTATTAGTTACTATTGCTTGCATAACCGTTTACATGTTGTCACCATGGCTCCTTCACTTAGAGACCTCTGATTGCATGAGTGGGCTTACTGCTTAAGCACTGTATCCTGCATTTGATACCATCAATAATGCATATCCACCTCTAGTAGTTCTTATTCTTGGTTAGTTCTCTTTGTTTACCAGTTTGTCTCTACTTGTACTTTTTTATCCTTCTATCAGTAAACTTGCAAAATTACCACCTATTGAAAAAACCAGTAAACCTGCAAAACTGCTTGTATTGTgtttctttcttgttcttaGGGCTATGCTGGTGAGCAATAAAGCTTTATGAAAATTTGTCAAACAGGTAGAAATGAGAACTGAACAAAATAGATAGAAGATGGGGAGACCCAGGCAAGTTTCTACAGAAAGCAAGGAGTTCAAGACCTGTAAAGCACCATGTTGTGATTTAATTGTGCTTTATATATTTGGAAAAGGCCATCAAGCACGATAATTAATACACTAGAAAGATGAGATTCTTCAGCCTTTCATCTATACTACTAATAATAGGATTTCCTATTTGGTTTTTAATATTGTTCATATTAAAATACCctcacacaaattcttaaattctctaaaatacctccatcttttaattaaataattttaaattaaaaaattgattaaaatagtaatttactagatGGGTAGAGAAGATTTTATTAGAACTCACTAGAAAGAATGCTAACTTTACTGGATTTCCCCTAacttctaaattttaggagttagCTCTTTTTAAATATAACCAGGTATTACTCTTGTATTTACAATTTACAGGGCTACTTACCTTTATTTgtgccttttattttaattatttatattttctttcattttgctTTTGAGGTACATGATTATTTAAAATGGGAATCTTTCCTCTGCATGCTAGACAGATTTGCTGTTGGGGAAAATAGAGGAATCATAATGTGCTgcattatcttatttttaaaaagaagttatAGCCTTAAATTAtaacaaagtttggctacaaacttggtTATAATTTAAGGCTATAAccttgtagccaaactttgttatttcaaattttcaatggGGGAGGTTTGTGGAATGGGAGATGACTTGTATTCTGGGTTGAAATTATCcaattttaccatctcaaaagctactttatctattataccataccattttattACACACTTAACATCCCAAACTCATTTTTgtccattttatttaaatattcttttttttatactatttctctctctttctcttcctctttctctctcttccttaaaGTAACCAACAACCACAACAACGCCACTACCATGCCAGAACCATGCCATTgtacaacaacaaaacaacccattaaaaaaaccaccaaacaaacacacataccACACTGCCACCAACACACTAGAACCACGCCACCACCGTTGTCACCACCATAGCACCATGAACTTACAttagccaccaccaccatcaatcaCCCATCCCTACCACTACTAAAACCCtctgttgatgcccatttttgacAAAAGGGCCCAATGgcagaagaagcccaacaacatGAAAAAGATGGAGAAAGAAAGCAGTAAAATAAAGACTATTGGGCCAGAATAGCAGGAATACTGGTCAACAGGCTCACAAAGTAATAAGTGGCCTGAGAGAAAGCAAATGGGTTAAGGAAGCCTCAAAGAATGAAGTAGTAAGCCCATGTGAATTgtaagatagaaagaaaagtaaaaatggGCTGGGGAAACCCAAAGAAATGAATTAGTAGATGGGATTGGTTCGAAGGCCAATAAACCCAACGGTAAAGATGTGGTAATTGGGCCAAGGAAGTCCAAAAGATtagcaaaagcccatgggaatgaAAGAGGTAAGAAAGGAtgaaatgggccgaggatgcctGAGGTATTGAATGGATTGGACCAATAGGAATGCTGGGCAATAAAGACCAAAAGAATGAATAatgtaagaaattgacatggCAAGCGTAAGCCCAGAGGTAACAACAAGGCAAAAAGTGTAAGTGATATCATAGCAGGAGTAGTGCAGTGGCGTGGCAGGAGCACTAGCCAGCCCACAGATGTAGGATAAAAAGGGACATGGGCTAAGTCAAAGAAGAGAAAGCCCATACCCAAGCAATGCCTAGCCCAAAGAAGAAATGGGATGCAGCAAACGAAAGCCCAAAGACTTATTCACGCTACAAGGTTAATTCAGCACCAGAGCGTGTAGTAGAATCAGACAAACCTAGAGGCAATGGCAAATGTATGAGAGCTAGAAAACCAATGGACTCATATGGAAGTGAAGCATGCACATAAGACTCAAGCACCACTTACCTGTACCCAACCAGTACAGGGGAGGTGGGCCATGAGTTAAAGGTAAGATAGGGtgtggtctggcggtggggagaagggggAGGCTATTTTGGGGATCCCGCTCAAGTTCTTTTGGGAAAAATATCCTACTGAGATGACATTTCATCCAAAAGTGGTAAACATGAGCTGAAATTACTAGATGCATGCTATAGAGGTTGGTAAGGGAGAAGTTTAACCCTTATCCGGATGGGAGTGACAGGGagagtaaaaaacaaaacaaaacaagacaaAACCACTATTATCTAGGGATGAGGCATGGCACAACCAACATAGTGTAGTGGTAGCGGCTGGGCAGCTGGCAGACTAGTAGGCAGTCCTAGAAAGACACCCACAACAGGTCAAAAGCGGTTAAGGGGTAAAAATGGCAAATCTTATCACGGAAGGCAGTACAAAAGGCCATAGACGTGCATAGTGAAAGAGGGaggaaaaaatgaagagaaaaacgATAAACAGGGGATAtagaaaaacagagagaaagaaagaaagaaaacagagaaaaagaagaaagaaagaaagaaaacagagaaaaggaagaaagaaagaatacaaaaaacgaaataaaggggaaaatatGAGCAATAGGAGTACAAGCATGCATCAATAGGCTACccacttctctccctctcaatagcTCACTTTCTAATGAATCAAGAATCCAAGATCAAGCCATTTAGGTCATTTTTCCAAAGTGCATAACTTCCATGGCAGGAGCCCCTTTATAAGGTTATCCATATTGCAGATTGGTTCCCCTTTTGGACTTGAATCTGCTAAAGAGCCAAGCCCATTCTTTTAGTAGACTAATCTTCTTTCCTCTTGTCTTGTCAATGACTAACTTGACATCTTGCTATTAATCTTCCTTTGTCGTAATCACATTGTAGTTGTTCatgtattattgttattattactaGAAGATGCTTTAGTTAAAATGCTTTAGTTGTCCTGCTACATTTCATTTCCTGCTATAACATCTGTAACAGTCTTTCCTGCTGCGAGTACGTGATATGCTCAAGACTCCTGCCAGGACGCGTTAGCACAAGAAGGACCCAACTTTTGCACAAGCTAGCCTAAGGTGTGTTTTAGTTAGGCTAGTCTCGACTCTCCAACCCCAGAATCACAAGGCCGTGGTTCTGTAAGAGCAATTCAGCCCAAAAtgcaaaaaggcccaccacacgCTCCACCATCATGAATAGCAAATATAGAGAAacccaccccccaccccccaccccccacaaCCAACAAGGCAACccccacctccaccaccatcaGTCagccatcaccaccaccacatcAGTCACAACCCCAACCACACCCATACCTACACTCATCAAACCCACCACctctagaaaaagaaaaaagccatAACCACAACCCATTAGTCGCAACCACAGTCCCCACCATCAACAACACAAACACCACCCATGCCCAAATTAACTCAACCAAACCATGACCATTAGGACCTCCATGGccaaaacccatcaccaaaATCGATTAGCAAGCAAACCCATCACCACCCCCGACCAAATCCAATTAGCAAACACACGAACATGCCATTGCAAACCACTATACCCACACCGATCTCACAACCAAAACCACAACAACCCTTGACCATGCCGATCTTGCCACAAAAAATCATCCTAAAAAACACCATCATCGCCATGAAAGAGGGAGTGAGGACTGAAGGAGATTGCGACTGAAGGCTGAAGGAGATCTCAGCATTGTCAGAATCGCTTTTCACTCATCCAGTGGCTACTTGTCTCGAAAGTCAAGCTCACACGTTTGTCGGAGCTTGTTTCAGCCAACAACAGCACTGGAAGAATGAGGGAGACGAGAGCGAGTCAGAGAGTGAGAGAAGGGGAGACGAGAAATCAAAGATGAGGAAAGAGAgagttgagaaagaaaaggagaccATTAGACCAGAGAAAGAGAAGACAGAGGAAAGATAGAATAAAAGTGATTAAAAAACAAGATACAATAGTCTACAGTAATTTCTATAAGTAAGAGCACACTGTAGTAAAATTGTAACATTTTTAGGTTTACAAGTCAGAGTAATGCATCATTTTGGTGATATGATGCTAAAATGTAGCATATCCGGAGTTTTACAATTTCGGATACTGATGCTTTAACTCTCTCAAGCTATAAATAGAATgagaaatttttataagaatgaAAAGTGAATAAATGATACAATGGTGAAGCTTTGTTCTTATAtgcataaatttcaaaaatttatgatttttttttatccataaaaTAACTTTGTGACCAccttaataaatattttttaggccCAACGtaattaaactttggacaaaCTTTGGtaataaacttggttgtagacTAAGAGTACAATtccatttaatatatttttttttattagatgtgaattttaccaaatacattaaaattttgagttttgtaatctaaatatatacatataaaataagtttatgaattgaataacaaataatatccgattggcatgaaatttgacataaattttaagaatatagagaaaatgcaattcaatagttagaattttaaaatatgtagcaatgctaatttgtttagtgagaaTTGTAGCCTTAGACTATAATTAAACTTTGTAATTAAACTGTCTTCAAACTTTGGTctccttaacaatatatattttatccttacaaacaaaaagaaaaagtccaagaaaattttatttaactaaaattttgagagagataTAGTTTGCAATATTAATAATGATATTAGCAtgtaacgatttcaaaataaaaaaaattcataaaaggAAACTGTAAGATTTTGTGTTtgcatgtacttttttttttgtcaatacataagttatattttattaaattttgtataatttaagttttttaatcatcatctaaaaaaattttctacAGTCGCCACTAGGCCTTGAACTCTACAACACGTGTCTCACTTTAGTGAGAGAATCAACTAAACGCTGCAGTTGCTGTTAGTTGGAAACAAATACTTTCTTTTCACAGGACACCGTTTTCACATCAAATCATCTTCTTCCTTTCAACACAGAGAGCTGTTTCTATTTGATAAAGCCGTGTTACGCACAAGATATAACTTTACAGTTAAGAGTTTGAactcaaatatttaaaaattaaaatacatcaATAGAATCTATCCATATCCTTGATTTGAATTTGAGTTCCATCTTGAGGTGGAGATGTTTTGATAAGAAAAAGGCTTTATCTTTATCTTCAACAGAGATTGCCTTTGAATTGGAATCTGCATTGTTATCCTTTACcgaacattttgtaaaaaaagattagaaaagtGATAGAAGTCGTATGGAGAAGAATGGATTACAGTGAAGGACTtaataaggagagaaaaaagacaCAAGTAGTATTTAATGATGATATGGATAATGATTGGTATATATACACCAAAGCTCTACCTGACTCTCGAGTTTTTAAACCCTATAACCATATTCCAAATAATCCATAAGAAAAGCAACATACGGTATTCTATGCTCTGTGTCTTTAACCATTTACCTCTCTCTCTTAGTGTCTCAAAATGTCCAAAATGAGAGAACCACCGATTCTCCAAAGGAGGAATAACCATCTTCCTTATGACATCGCACTGAACATTATGGAAAGGCTACCGGTGAAATCAGTGATAAGATTCAGGGGCGTATCCAAGTCCTTGGACTCCTCAATCCAAAATCACGATTTCATCTCCAACCACCTtaatatcaacaaaaataatcatgAAAATGGTTATGTCATACACAAGCCCTCGTGGGAAGCAAGTCGCCTGATATATTCTTCTCCTCCTAACACATCAGTCTTTACGGTTGCTTTTGATCGCACGTTGGATAGGATTTCTGAGGTTGGACTCCcctttaaatttatttctaaGTTTGCCCAAATAGTTGGTTCATGCAATGGCTTATTGTGTTTATCCATTTCGgctaatattatatttttgtggaATCCCAGTATTAGAAAATACAGGAGGTTGCCCAATACTTGCTTAGAAAAATTAGAGTATGTTAAACTCGGATTTGCCTATCATTCCGAGAATGATGACTACAAGGTTGTGAGGATTTCATGTTCCTCTTTGCATATACGTGACATTGAGGTGTACACATTAAGTTCAGATTCATGGAGAAGGGTTGGAATCTCATCGACAAACAAGGTTATCCTCTGCCATGATAATCTTCTTGTGCCAGCCCCAATGGTTGGTGGAGCTTTGCACTGGATGGAAAATATCTTTGAAGGACAAGTTATTGGTC from Castanea sativa cultivar Marrone di Chiusa Pesio chromosome 11, ASM4071231v1 harbors:
- the LOC142615305 gene encoding F-box/kelch-repeat protein At3g06240-like, translating into MSKMREPPILQRRNNHLPYDIALNIMERLPVKSVIRFRGVSKSLDSSIQNHDFISNHLNINKNNHENGYVIHKPSWEASRLIYSSPPNTSVFTVAFDRTLDRISEVGLPFKFISKFAQIVGSCNGLLCLSISANIIFLWNPSIRKYRRLPNTCLEKLEYVKLGFAYHSENDDYKVVRISCSSLHIRDIEVYTLSSDSWRRVGISSTNKVILCHDNLLVPAPMVGGALHWMENIFEGQVIGRSMYIMSFDVNTETSRKLALPDYSDDPNCIALFKGKLAFITSEQHGYQYSIWVMKEYGVVESWNKLFVVPFQRAAYCLAFTEYGSLLVCYSYINDQGESHGFKFVLIDTENLHENEDPDIQCPSYVANFMESLVLLDGAKAVSY